One segment of Anatilimnocola aggregata DNA contains the following:
- a CDS encoding phytoene desaturase family protein — MHATPSATTRRKYDCLIIGGGHNGLITAAYLARAGKSVCVLERRHVLGGCSTTEELWPGFKISTASYVVSLLLPEIIRDFRLKHYGLNILPRNPSSFTPLLDGRSLLMGPDERATCREIAKFSERDAEAYPRYNRFLERVAAVIEPLLMQSAPDPLPISPDKRKIGVAKKLRDAGKLLELYTAMNSLGDDTVAAIELLVGAARPVLDRWFESEVLKATLGTDAVIGAFASPSYPGTAYVLLHHVMGQAGGARGVWGYIQGGMGGLASALEGACRDLHVDIRREAAVQKILVQNGQVVGVALADDTILEAPIVASSIDANQTFLRMLGEQDLPADFRSAIQNIDYSSASLKINLALSELPDFTCLPGKTVAPHHRGTIHICETLDTMERGFDDAKYGRPSTEPILECTIPSAVDPTLAPPGQHVMNMFIQYAPYKLADGQQWDDIKEQFADRCLDLLAKYAPNIKQAVLHRQVLSPLDIERTYGLTGGNIMQGSMIPTQLFSLRPVAGWSDHRTPISGLYLCGAASHPGGGVMGACGRNAAVEILRDHS, encoded by the coding sequence ATGCATGCCACACCTTCAGCAACAACACGCCGCAAATATGACTGCCTGATCATTGGCGGTGGTCATAATGGACTTATCACCGCCGCCTATTTGGCCCGTGCGGGGAAAAGCGTTTGTGTGCTTGAGCGGCGACATGTCTTAGGGGGTTGCTCGACGACGGAAGAGCTGTGGCCTGGTTTCAAAATCAGCACGGCTTCGTATGTTGTCAGCCTGTTGCTGCCGGAAATCATTCGCGACTTCCGCTTGAAGCATTACGGCCTGAATATCCTGCCGCGCAATCCTTCCTCCTTCACACCACTCCTCGATGGCCGCTCACTCCTGATGGGGCCCGATGAACGGGCCACCTGCCGCGAGATCGCCAAATTCAGCGAGCGCGACGCGGAAGCTTATCCACGCTACAACCGATTCCTTGAGCGGGTCGCCGCGGTTATCGAACCGCTCCTGATGCAGAGCGCGCCCGATCCGCTGCCAATCTCGCCCGACAAGCGCAAGATTGGAGTTGCCAAGAAACTCCGCGATGCCGGCAAGCTGCTGGAACTCTATACGGCGATGAACTCGCTCGGCGACGATACCGTCGCCGCGATCGAATTGCTCGTGGGCGCGGCTCGCCCCGTGCTCGACCGCTGGTTTGAGTCCGAAGTGTTGAAAGCCACACTCGGCACCGACGCAGTGATCGGCGCTTTTGCCTCTCCTTCCTACCCCGGAACTGCTTACGTTCTGTTGCACCACGTGATGGGTCAAGCCGGCGGCGCGCGTGGTGTGTGGGGCTATATTCAGGGCGGTATGGGTGGCCTGGCGAGCGCGCTGGAAGGTGCGTGTCGCGATTTGCATGTCGATATTCGCCGCGAAGCCGCGGTGCAGAAGATCCTGGTTCAGAATGGCCAAGTCGTCGGCGTCGCTCTGGCCGACGATACGATTCTGGAAGCCCCCATCGTGGCTTCCAGCATCGACGCCAATCAGACCTTTCTAAGAATGCTGGGCGAACAAGATCTGCCGGCCGATTTCCGTTCAGCTATTCAGAACATTGACTATTCCTCCGCCAGCTTGAAGATCAATCTCGCGCTGTCGGAACTTCCCGATTTCACCTGCCTGCCCGGAAAAACGGTTGCTCCGCATCATCGGGGCACGATTCACATTTGCGAAACGCTCGACACAATGGAGCGGGGCTTCGACGATGCCAAGTACGGCCGCCCCAGCACGGAACCGATTTTGGAATGTACCATTCCATCTGCCGTTGATCCCACGCTTGCGCCACCCGGCCAACATGTGATGAACATGTTTATTCAATACGCGCCCTACAAACTTGCGGACGGCCAGCAGTGGGACGATATCAAAGAACAGTTCGCTGATCGTTGCTTGGATCTGCTCGCGAAATATGCCCCAAACATCAAGCAAGCGGTCTTGCATCGGCAGGTTCTCAGTCCGCTCGATATTGAACGAACTTATGGCCTGACCGGTGGCAACATCATGCAGGGCTCGATGATTCCCACTCAGCTGTTCTCGCTTCGTCCGGTTGCGGGCTGGTCCGACCATCGCACTCCGATCAGCGGACTGTATCTTTGCGGCGCAGCCAGCCATCCAGGCGGTGGCGTAATGGGTGCCTGCGGTCGCAACGCGGCCGTCGAAATCCTCCGCGATCATTCTTAA
- the glyA gene encoding serine hydroxymethyltransferase, with translation MNLLAQQDPDVWAAIEAEAHRQQDGLEMIASENYTSPAVMQAAGSVLTNKYAEGYPGRRYYGGCEHVDVVENLARDRAKQLFGAEHANVQPHSGSQANQAVYLTLLDPGDTVLGLDLAHGGHLTHGMKLNISGKLYKFLSYGVRQSDHRLDFDQVAKLAREHKPRLIVAGASAYPREIPHEKFAEIAKEVGAKLFVDMAHYAGLVAAGLHNSPVPVADVVTTTTHKTLRGPRAGMIMCRAELAKDIDRNVFPGIQGGPLMHVIAGKAVCFQEALQPEFKAYGQQIIDNARTLAEVLLAGGLKLVSGGTDNHLMLVDVTPLGIGGKLATETLEKCGITVNMNMIPFDTRKPMDPSGVRIGTPALTTRGMGCDEMRKVGEWILASLKNPSDSALQERVRGEVSSLCTQFPVPAAALATA, from the coding sequence ATGAACCTGCTTGCTCAACAAGATCCCGATGTGTGGGCCGCTATTGAAGCCGAAGCCCACCGCCAGCAAGACGGGCTGGAAATGATCGCCAGTGAGAATTACACCAGCCCCGCTGTGATGCAAGCTGCGGGGAGCGTGCTGACGAACAAATATGCTGAAGGTTACCCCGGTCGGCGCTATTATGGCGGCTGCGAACACGTCGATGTGGTCGAAAACCTCGCCCGCGACCGCGCTAAGCAATTGTTCGGTGCCGAACATGCGAACGTTCAGCCCCACAGCGGATCGCAGGCCAATCAGGCCGTCTACTTGACGCTGCTCGATCCGGGCGACACCGTCCTTGGGCTCGACCTGGCCCACGGCGGACACTTGACCCACGGCATGAAGCTGAACATTTCGGGCAAACTGTACAAGTTCCTCAGCTATGGCGTTCGGCAAAGCGACCATCGCCTCGACTTCGACCAGGTCGCCAAGTTGGCTCGCGAGCATAAGCCGCGGCTGATCGTTGCCGGGGCGAGCGCCTATCCTCGTGAGATCCCCCATGAAAAGTTCGCCGAAATCGCCAAAGAAGTTGGTGCCAAGCTGTTCGTCGATATGGCCCACTACGCGGGCCTGGTCGCTGCCGGTTTGCACAACAGCCCGGTACCTGTGGCCGATGTTGTGACCACCACAACGCACAAGACGCTGCGCGGCCCGCGTGCGGGCATGATCATGTGCCGCGCTGAGTTGGCCAAAGACATCGACCGGAACGTCTTCCCTGGCATTCAAGGCGGCCCGCTCATGCACGTGATCGCCGGCAAGGCTGTCTGCTTCCAAGAAGCGTTGCAGCCCGAGTTCAAAGCCTACGGACAACAAATCATCGACAACGCCAGGACTTTGGCCGAAGTGCTCCTCGCCGGCGGTTTGAAACTCGTCAGCGGGGGCACCGACAACCACTTGATGCTGGTCGACGTCACTCCGCTCGGTATCGGCGGCAAGTTGGCGACCGAAACGCTGGAGAAGTGCGGAATCACCGTCAACATGAACATGATTCCGTTCGATACTCGCAAGCCGATGGATCCTTCCGGTGTTCGCATCGGTACGCCGGCCCTCACGACTCGCGGCATGGGCTGCGACGAAATGCGGAAGGTGGGCGAGTGGATTCTCGCATCGCTAAAGAACCCCAGCGATTCCGCGTTGCAAGAGCGAGTGCGTGGCGAGGTGAGCAGTCTGTGCACTCAATTCCCGGTCCCCGCTGCGGCGTTGGCCACGGCGTAA
- a CDS encoding DMT family transporter — protein MTSRSDETRGLWLGLLGVTMFAMTLPMTRLAVGPASAPQLPPMFVTAGRAAFAGLLSILYLWLTRAPRLQLRHVPALTVAALGSCVGFPLFLAWALREVDAMHAAVVTGLLPLATAIVGAIYLRQRPAISFWVCAALGCALVVIFAAMKSHSGITLADGWLVLAVISAAIGYVGGARVARDISAEQTICWVLIIALPLTLPVTIATWPKEAVHPSAWIGFTYVTLFSMWIAFFAWYRGLALGGTVRVSQVQLVQPFLALLFAVPVLGEKLEPLTVCFSLAVIGIVFLGKRMPTETRLQNVGS, from the coding sequence ATGACTAGCCGTTCCGATGAAACGCGCGGCCTCTGGTTGGGCCTGCTGGGCGTGACCATGTTTGCGATGACCCTTCCCATGACGCGCCTGGCCGTGGGGCCCGCAAGTGCTCCGCAGTTGCCGCCGATGTTTGTCACTGCAGGCCGAGCCGCATTCGCGGGGCTATTGAGCATCTTGTACTTGTGGCTGACTCGCGCGCCGCGATTGCAACTTCGGCATGTGCCAGCCTTAACCGTTGCTGCCCTCGGTTCGTGTGTTGGCTTTCCACTTTTTCTGGCCTGGGCACTGCGCGAAGTCGACGCCATGCACGCGGCCGTCGTGACAGGATTATTGCCCCTCGCCACGGCGATTGTCGGAGCCATTTACTTACGCCAACGACCAGCCATCAGCTTTTGGGTTTGTGCGGCGCTAGGCTGTGCGCTGGTGGTCATATTTGCTGCGATGAAGAGTCACAGCGGAATTACACTCGCCGACGGCTGGCTGGTGCTTGCCGTGATTAGTGCCGCCATCGGCTACGTCGGCGGGGCGCGTGTCGCGCGCGACATTTCCGCGGAGCAGACAATCTGCTGGGTGCTAATAATCGCACTTCCGCTCACGTTGCCAGTGACCATCGCCACCTGGCCCAAGGAGGCCGTTCATCCCAGTGCGTGGATTGGCTTCACCTATGTCACGCTCTTCTCGATGTGGATTGCATTTTTCGCCTGGTATCGCGGACTGGCGCTCGGCGGTACGGTACGCGTGAGCCAAGTGCAGTTGGTGCAGCCATTTCTCGCCCTGCTCTTTGCCGTGCCCGTATTAGGCGAAAAGCTGGAGCCTTTGACCGTCTGCTTTTCACTGGCGGTGATCGGCATCGTATTCCTCGGCAAGCGAATGCCAACCGAAACGCGGCTGCAGAATGTGGGCTCGTAG
- a CDS encoding ferritin-like domain-containing protein: MSASNLDELFLDLLKDTYDAEKQLSKALPKLAKAASDEHLKEAFESHLGETEEQIGRLEQIFEMLEKPARGKKCAGMQGLIEEGKEVIDEDMPEAVTDAALIAAAQKCEHYEIAAYGTMATFAKILGMKEALALLKLTLGEEKAADEKLTKIAGTINYEAQEEVEA, encoded by the coding sequence ATGAGCGCGAGCAATCTGGACGAACTGTTTTTGGATCTCTTGAAGGATACGTACGATGCCGAGAAGCAACTTTCGAAAGCACTGCCGAAACTGGCGAAAGCGGCCTCGGACGAACATTTGAAGGAAGCATTCGAATCGCACCTGGGAGAGACCGAAGAGCAGATCGGTCGACTCGAGCAGATTTTTGAGATGCTCGAGAAACCAGCCCGCGGTAAAAAGTGCGCGGGGATGCAAGGACTGATTGAAGAAGGTAAGGAAGTCATCGACGAAGATATGCCGGAAGCCGTTACCGACGCAGCTCTAATCGCTGCCGCCCAAAAGTGCGAGCATTACGAAATCGCCGCTTACGGCACAATGGCCACCTTCGCGAAGATCCTGGGAATGAAAGAGGCCCTCGCCTTGCTCAAGCTGACGTTGGGAGAAGAGAAGGCTGCTGACGAAAAGCTGACGAAGATCGCGGGCACGATCAATTACGAAGCGCAAGAAGAAGTCGAAGCCTAG
- the trhO gene encoding oxygen-dependent tRNA uridine(34) hydroxylase TrhO yields the protein MQVASSGCIFRLFFRPAMSSIINIAAYKFAELSDLKPLREELLRNCKAWNLKGTILLSTEGINLFVAGERDSVELLLSVLRAIPGLESLAVKISASERQPFTRMLVRIKKEIIAFGVDGIDPARSPSPKLSPRELKQWLDEGRPVTLLDTRNEYEVKLGTFQNAVNIGIDHFRDFPAAVSRLPSQLKQQPIVMFCTGGIRCEKAGPFMQREGFEQIYQLDGGILKYFEDVGGDHYQGECFVFDQRVGLDPNLSETESDQCYACLTPLTEEDLRDPRFQKAVSCPYCYATDEQQRARTLAKRREQLLAATTPLPGSEPYDNQRPLVVPSACDGLSLLDFLCTILKHVPREEWAAIIAAGRVRTRLEEPVTSEHIVRAGERYLHLIPATREPDVNPHIEIIHEDEAIVVLNKPAPLPLHPSGRFNRNTLQSILHTVYTPQVPRPAHRLDANTSGIVVFARTRHFAGLLQPQFERGEVEKVYLARVQGHPPEDNFRCNLPISDSAGELGSRTIDAAGLAADTEFRVLERFADGTSLLEARPITGRTNQIRVHLWQLGWPICGEQTYLPGGKLGDTQTHAMTDPPLCLHSSRLSFVHPLSRQRLEFTAPAPTWTSY from the coding sequence ATGCAGGTTGCGTCTTCTGGCTGCATTTTCCGGCTGTTCTTTCGCCCCGCCATGTCCTCGATCATCAACATCGCTGCCTACAAATTTGCCGAACTTTCGGATCTCAAACCGCTGCGCGAAGAACTGCTGCGCAACTGCAAGGCCTGGAATCTAAAGGGGACAATCCTCCTCAGCACCGAGGGGATCAACCTCTTCGTGGCTGGCGAGCGCGACAGCGTCGAACTACTGCTCTCTGTCCTGCGAGCAATCCCTGGCCTCGAGAGCCTGGCGGTGAAGATCAGCGCCAGTGAGCGGCAACCCTTCACGCGGATGTTGGTCCGTATCAAGAAAGAAATCATTGCCTTCGGCGTGGATGGGATCGATCCAGCCCGCTCGCCATCCCCCAAGCTGTCGCCGCGCGAGTTGAAGCAATGGCTCGATGAAGGCCGCCCCGTCACACTCCTCGATACCCGCAACGAGTATGAGGTGAAGCTCGGCACCTTCCAAAACGCCGTGAATATCGGTATCGATCATTTTCGCGACTTTCCGGCCGCTGTCAGTCGGTTGCCGAGCCAGTTGAAACAGCAGCCCATCGTGATGTTCTGCACCGGGGGCATTCGCTGCGAAAAAGCGGGGCCCTTCATGCAGCGCGAAGGGTTCGAGCAGATCTATCAGCTTGATGGCGGCATTCTCAAGTATTTTGAGGATGTCGGCGGCGATCATTATCAAGGCGAGTGCTTTGTCTTCGATCAGCGCGTGGGGCTCGACCCGAATCTCAGCGAAACCGAGAGCGACCAGTGCTACGCGTGCCTGACTCCGCTGACCGAAGAGGACCTGCGCGATCCTCGTTTTCAAAAGGCCGTTTCTTGCCCCTATTGCTATGCGACCGACGAACAGCAGCGGGCTCGCACATTGGCAAAACGGCGGGAGCAACTACTGGCTGCGACAACTCCACTCCCTGGCAGCGAGCCTTACGATAATCAGCGCCCACTTGTCGTTCCCTCGGCCTGCGATGGCCTCTCGCTCCTCGATTTTCTCTGCACCATCCTCAAGCATGTTCCGCGGGAAGAATGGGCGGCAATCATTGCCGCGGGGCGAGTGCGTACTCGCCTGGAAGAACCGGTCACTTCCGAGCACATAGTGCGCGCCGGTGAGCGGTACCTGCATTTGATTCCAGCGACGCGTGAGCCGGATGTCAATCCGCACATCGAGATCATTCACGAGGACGAAGCGATCGTCGTCCTCAACAAGCCGGCTCCACTGCCGCTGCATCCCAGCGGCCGCTTCAATCGCAATACGTTGCAATCGATCTTGCACACTGTCTATACGCCGCAAGTTCCCCGCCCCGCGCATCGGCTCGATGCCAATACCAGCGGCATCGTCGTCTTCGCTCGCACACGCCATTTCGCCGGCCTGCTGCAACCACAATTCGAGCGCGGCGAGGTCGAAAAGGTTTACCTCGCCCGCGTACAAGGTCATCCGCCCGAAGATAACTTTCGGTGCAACCTTCCCATCAGCGACTCGGCTGGCGAACTTGGTTCACGAACCATCGACGCTGCTGGACTCGCCGCTGATACCGAGTTTCGCGTCCTTGAGCGTTTCGCCGATGGCACCAGTCTGCTCGAAGCTCGCCCCATCACCGGCCGCACGAATCAGATTCGTGTTCACCTTTGGCAATTAGGCTGGCCGATTTGCGGCGAACAAACCTACTTGCCCGGCGGCAAACTCGGCGACACACAAACGCACGCCATGACCGATCCGCCCCTGTGCCTCCACTCATCCCGTCTCAGCTTCGTGCATCCCCTCAGTCGCCAGCGGCTAGAGTTCACCGCGCCGGCCCCAACTTGGACCAGCTATTAG
- a CDS encoding outer membrane protein assembly factor BamB family protein, whose protein sequence is MRTLHALVIAIVVIFTFSAADWPQYRGPNRDDISSEKGLLTSWPAGGPALLWSFDKLGIGYSGVAVVGDRLYTLGARGETEFVICLDLSKVSDGTVAELWAREVGPLFDFKGNNWSAGPSATPTIDGELCYALGGNGDLLCVKVQDGGEVWKKNLPRDFEAEVNPIGGGPKKLGWGFTWSPLVDGDNLICALGGPKGTVAALNKKTGDLVWRSAEVTDQAAYTSPMLAEIGGVRQYVVLTNQGMFGVAAKDGAVLWNYRRQPKFGTEVVNSPIVRGDLVYTTVGAGQGCDLLKVRKEGEQFAVDLVYANKNMANHHGNVALVSEHVYGYSDGKGWTCQNLETGENVWMERGKLRAGSLTVAAGQIYCYSEDNGTVALIDASPSGWKESGRFQLPQLSKLRKPSGRIWTPPVISGGRLFLRDQELLYCYGIK, encoded by the coding sequence ATGCGAACCCTTCACGCGCTAGTGATTGCCATCGTCGTCATTTTTACTTTTAGTGCTGCCGATTGGCCGCAGTACCGCGGACCGAATCGAGACGACATCTCTAGTGAGAAAGGGTTGCTGACAAGCTGGCCAGCCGGCGGGCCAGCGCTCCTTTGGTCGTTCGACAAACTGGGCATTGGCTATTCGGGCGTCGCCGTAGTTGGCGACCGACTCTATACGCTCGGCGCCCGCGGCGAAACGGAGTTCGTGATCTGTCTCGATCTGAGTAAAGTTAGCGATGGAACCGTGGCGGAACTCTGGGCCCGCGAAGTCGGCCCTCTCTTCGATTTCAAAGGAAACAACTGGAGCGCTGGCCCCAGTGCTACTCCCACCATTGATGGCGAACTCTGCTACGCGCTCGGTGGCAATGGCGATCTGCTTTGCGTGAAAGTCCAAGACGGAGGCGAAGTCTGGAAGAAGAACTTGCCGCGGGATTTCGAAGCGGAGGTGAACCCCATTGGCGGTGGGCCAAAGAAACTCGGCTGGGGATTTACCTGGTCTCCGCTTGTCGATGGCGACAACCTCATTTGCGCGCTCGGCGGACCGAAGGGAACAGTCGCGGCACTCAACAAGAAGACGGGTGATCTTGTTTGGCGCAGTGCTGAGGTCACCGATCAGGCTGCGTACACTTCGCCGATGCTCGCCGAAATCGGTGGTGTGCGGCAATATGTGGTCCTGACCAACCAGGGCATGTTCGGCGTGGCTGCCAAGGACGGCGCTGTCCTCTGGAACTATCGACGTCAGCCAAAATTTGGAACCGAGGTGGTTAACTCGCCGATTGTTCGCGGCGATCTTGTCTACACGACCGTCGGAGCCGGCCAAGGCTGCGATTTGCTAAAGGTTCGCAAGGAAGGAGAGCAGTTCGCGGTGGACCTGGTGTACGCCAACAAGAACATGGCCAATCATCACGGCAACGTGGCCCTCGTCAGCGAGCATGTGTACGGCTACTCCGATGGCAAAGGCTGGACTTGTCAGAATCTCGAAACCGGCGAGAACGTCTGGATGGAACGAGGCAAGTTGCGAGCAGGGTCGCTCACCGTCGCCGCTGGCCAAATCTATTGCTACAGCGAAGACAACGGCACCGTCGCACTGATCGATGCTTCGCCCAGTGGCTGGAAAGAATCGGGCCGCTTTCAACTGCCGCAGCTTTCAAAATTGCGCAAGCCTTCAGGCCGCATCTGGACTCCGCCCGTCATCAGCGGCGGTCGGCTGTTTCTGCGCGATCAGGAACTTCTGTATTGCTACGGCATCAAGTAG
- a CDS encoding rhamnulokinase has translation MAESSVYLAVDLGASSGRVVAGSFDGTQVTLEEAYRFENGGVLAGGHLYWDLLNQWGNVVKGLRAAAAKHGNRIRSVGVDTWGVDFGLLGRNDELLGNPYHYRDTRTVGLMEQAFKTVPRAEIFAQTGLQFMEFNTLYQLIAMQQSNSPLLEMAERLLMIPDLFHWLLTGEKANEYTDVSTSQFYNPQTGDFARPLLEKFNLPTQMLGPLVKPGDKLGPIKRAVAEETGLNEVQVVLPGTHDTASAVMAVPAASVPGAKPDWCYISSGTWSLMGVETPQPIINDRMYQLNFTNEGGVGGTTRVLKNIAGLWLVQQCRQLWKQQGHEFGWEELTRRAGETQPLLSLVDPDAPAFVAPRDMPAAIREYCQQTGQPVPQSEGAVIRCALESLALRYRMVLGLLEELVGGELKTIHIVGGGSLNRLLCQMTADCCNRRVVAGPVEATAIGNVMLQAVTDGTVGSIAQAREVIRHSFSVQQYLPQNTWPWNGAYERFMQLVQRAK, from the coding sequence ATGGCGGAGAGCAGTGTCTATTTGGCGGTTGACCTCGGCGCTTCGAGCGGTCGCGTGGTGGCCGGTTCCTTCGATGGCACCCAAGTCACCCTGGAAGAGGCGTACCGCTTTGAAAATGGCGGCGTGCTCGCGGGAGGGCATCTCTATTGGGATTTATTGAATCAATGGGGCAATGTCGTCAAAGGCTTGCGAGCCGCAGCTGCGAAGCACGGTAACCGTATTCGCAGCGTGGGAGTCGATACTTGGGGCGTCGATTTTGGCTTGCTTGGCAGAAATGATGAATTGCTTGGCAACCCGTATCACTACCGCGATACCCGCACCGTTGGCCTGATGGAACAAGCCTTCAAAACGGTTCCCCGGGCCGAGATCTTCGCCCAGACGGGCTTGCAGTTCATGGAGTTCAATACGCTCTATCAACTGATCGCCATGCAGCAAAGCAATTCGCCGCTATTGGAAATGGCCGAGCGCCTGCTGATGATTCCCGACCTGTTTCACTGGCTGCTCACCGGTGAGAAGGCCAACGAATACACCGACGTCTCGACGTCGCAGTTCTACAATCCGCAGACCGGCGACTTTGCGCGCCCGCTGTTGGAGAAGTTCAACCTGCCGACGCAAATGCTCGGCCCACTCGTCAAACCGGGCGACAAACTTGGACCGATTAAACGAGCCGTTGCCGAGGAAACCGGCCTGAACGAAGTGCAAGTCGTTCTGCCTGGCACTCACGATACGGCGAGCGCTGTGATGGCGGTTCCCGCGGCCAGTGTTCCTGGCGCGAAGCCCGATTGGTGCTACATCAGCAGCGGTACCTGGTCGCTGATGGGTGTCGAAACGCCGCAGCCCATCATCAACGATCGGATGTACCAACTGAACTTTACGAACGAAGGTGGAGTCGGTGGCACGACCCGAGTGCTGAAGAACATTGCCGGACTCTGGCTGGTGCAGCAATGCCGGCAGTTGTGGAAGCAGCAAGGTCACGAGTTCGGCTGGGAAGAGCTCACACGCCGGGCTGGTGAAACGCAACCACTCCTCTCACTCGTCGACCCCGATGCACCCGCGTTTGTTGCCCCACGCGATATGCCCGCTGCCATTCGCGAGTACTGTCAGCAAACCGGCCAGCCTGTGCCGCAATCGGAGGGCGCGGTCATTCGCTGCGCGCTAGAAAGCCTGGCTCTTCGCTACCGAATGGTTCTGGGATTGCTCGAGGAACTGGTCGGCGGGGAATTGAAGACGATTCATATCGTCGGTGGCGGTTCGCTGAACCGACTCCTCTGCCAAATGACTGCCGACTGCTGCAATCGCAGAGTTGTGGCTGGCCCTGTCGAGGCCACCGCCATCGGCAACGTGATGCTCCAAGCAGTCACGGATGGCACCGTCGGCAGCATTGCTCAAGCTCGCGAAGTCATCCGCCACAGCTTTTCCGTGCAGCAATATCTGCCGCAAAACACCTGGCCCTGGAACGGCGCCTACGAGCGATTTATGCAACTCGTTCAGCGGGCCAAGTAG